The following proteins come from a genomic window of Bartonella apihabitans:
- the ccmE gene encoding cytochrome c maturation protein CcmE — MSNETAVRLTIQKGLRRRKTKRLMMILGGLVVLAVAAALVLYAMRGTASFFRMPSEITAEDISSGRPLRLGGFVEKGSVIKENGTRISFAITDFSNKENVKFEGVLPDLFREGQGIIAEGHFTPDGNFIADRVLAKHDETYVPKDIVDRLKAQGLWEAYQKHER; from the coding sequence ATGAGCAATGAAACAGCCGTACGTTTGACAATCCAGAAAGGGTTGCGGCGTCGTAAGACCAAACGTCTGATGATGATATTGGGTGGGCTCGTTGTGCTCGCGGTTGCTGCAGCGCTTGTCCTTTATGCTATGCGAGGCACGGCAAGTTTTTTTCGTATGCCATCGGAAATAACGGCTGAGGATATTTCATCCGGCCGGCCATTGCGCCTCGGTGGTTTTGTCGAAAAAGGTTCGGTCATTAAAGAAAACGGAACCCGGATCAGCTTTGCAATTACCGATTTTTCAAACAAGGAAAATGTGAAATTCGAAGGCGTTCTACCTGATCTTTTTCGTGAAGGGCAGGGGATTATCGCCGAAGGACATTTTACCCCCGATGGCAATTTTATTGCTGATCGTGTGCTGGCAAAACATGATGAAACCTATGTGCCAAAAGATATTGTTGACAGGCTGAAAGCCCAGGGATTGTGGGAGGCCTATCAGAAACATGAGCGTTGA
- a CDS encoding cytochrome c-type biogenesis protein, translating to MRFFSRLLAAFCFICFMNSAVLAVLPDEVLQDQALEQRARDISSHLRCLVCQNESIDDSNAPLARDLRLIVRERLTAGDSDSQVIDYLVARYGEFVLLKPRLNAETLLLWLAPLFIIVIAASLIFWRFKRRENNKLMPLSETEKKRLDEILRSNK from the coding sequence ATGCGGTTTTTTTCACGATTATTGGCTGCTTTCTGTTTCATATGTTTTATGAACAGTGCCGTATTGGCCGTATTGCCCGATGAAGTGTTGCAAGATCAGGCACTTGAACAGCGCGCACGCGATATTTCCTCCCATTTGCGCTGTCTTGTTTGCCAGAATGAATCGATTGACGATTCCAACGCACCGCTCGCGCGGGATTTGCGGCTGATTGTGAGGGAACGTTTGACGGCTGGTGACAGCGATAGTCAGGTTATTGACTATCTGGTGGCCCGTTACGGAGAATTCGTTTTACTTAAACCGCGTCTCAATGCTGAAACACTCCTTTTATGGCTTGCTCCTTTATTCATCATCGTGATTGCAGCGAGCCTGATCTTCTGGCGCTTTAAACGCCGTGAAAACAATAAATTGATGCCATTAAGCGAAACCGAAAAGAAACGTCTTGACGAAATCTTGCGATCGAATAAGTGA
- a CDS encoding Do family serine endopeptidase — translation MQFSPIRKTLAAITVSTALAGTMIFAGPGLSFNVAQAKPVFVEGVQQQSFANVVEQVKPAVVSVQVKSDKKNEEQAFSGFFGGPGIDQLPDDHPLKRFFKDFNEHQRPQNRQGQRGKPRPIAQGSGFFISEDGYIVTNNHVVSDGTTYSVVLDDGTELDAKLVGTDPRTDLAVLKVNDKRKFVYVDFADDSKVRVGDWVVAVGNPFGLGGTVTAGIVSARGRDIGAGVYDDFIQIDAAVNRGNSGGPTFNLNGQVVGINTAIFSPSGGNVGIAFAIPSSTAKQVVDQLIKKGSVERGWIGVQIQPVTKEIAESIGLKEAKGAMVADPLDGPAAKAGVKAGDAIISVNGEPVADARDLARHIANITPGETATLGIWRDGKQTDIKVKIAAMPKDENKSDGKVIPNGESGSSETLDDYGLTVTPSEDGPGLVVTNIDPDSDAAEKGIRPGDVIMSVNNRQVKKVSEFVDAIKEAKKSGRTAVLLQVESNGQNRFVALPIANK, via the coding sequence ATGCAGTTTTCTCCTATTCGCAAAACATTGGCAGCAATTACCGTGTCAACGGCTTTGGCAGGAACAATGATTTTTGCGGGGCCCGGTTTGTCTTTCAATGTGGCACAAGCCAAGCCGGTATTTGTTGAAGGTGTGCAACAACAAAGCTTTGCCAATGTGGTCGAACAGGTTAAACCAGCGGTTGTCTCCGTTCAGGTCAAAAGCGACAAAAAAAATGAAGAACAGGCTTTTAGCGGCTTTTTCGGTGGGCCGGGAATAGACCAGCTTCCTGACGATCATCCGCTGAAACGTTTTTTCAAAGATTTTAATGAACACCAACGTCCCCAAAATCGTCAAGGACAGCGTGGAAAACCGCGGCCGATAGCGCAAGGCTCCGGCTTCTTTATTTCGGAAGATGGTTATATCGTCACCAATAACCACGTTGTTTCCGATGGCACAACCTATTCTGTTGTCCTTGACGATGGAACCGAACTTGATGCCAAATTGGTAGGAACAGATCCACGTACCGATCTTGCTGTGTTGAAAGTCAATGATAAGCGCAAATTCGTTTATGTCGATTTTGCCGACGATTCAAAAGTGCGTGTTGGCGATTGGGTTGTGGCTGTCGGTAATCCGTTCGGACTTGGCGGAACAGTGACAGCCGGTATTGTCTCGGCACGCGGGCGTGATATTGGCGCTGGCGTCTATGATGACTTTATCCAGATTGATGCAGCCGTTAACCGTGGTAATTCCGGCGGGCCGACCTTTAATCTTAATGGTCAGGTTGTTGGCATTAATACAGCTATTTTTTCCCCTTCCGGCGGCAATGTCGGTATTGCTTTTGCTATTCCTTCTTCTACCGCAAAACAGGTTGTTGACCAGCTCATTAAAAAAGGTTCGGTCGAACGCGGATGGATTGGCGTTCAAATCCAACCTGTTACAAAAGAGATAGCCGAATCGATAGGTTTGAAAGAAGCCAAAGGTGCAATGGTTGCCGATCCGCTTGATGGTCCCGCAGCAAAAGCAGGTGTCAAAGCCGGTGATGCAATTATTTCTGTCAATGGAGAACCGGTCGCTGATGCTCGTGATCTTGCTCGCCATATTGCCAATATTACACCGGGTGAAACAGCAACGCTTGGCATTTGGAGAGATGGCAAACAAACCGATATAAAGGTCAAAATTGCCGCTATGCCGAAAGACGAGAACAAAAGCGATGGAAAGGTCATTCCTAACGGCGAGAGCGGTTCGTCAGAAACTCTTGATGATTATGGTCTGACAGTGACACCGTCGGAAGATGGTCCGGGTCTGGTGGTCACCAATATAGATCCGGATTCCGACGCGGCCGAAAAGGGAATACGCCCCGGCGATGTTATTATGTCGGTCAATAACCGTCAGGTTAAAAAGGTTTCCGAATTTGTTGACGCTATCAAGGAAGCAAAGAAATCAGGACGTACCGCTGTTCTGTTACAAGTCGAAAGCAATGGCCAAAATCGCTTTGTTGCTTTGCCAATTGCCAATAAATAG
- a CDS encoding response regulator transcription factor yields the protein MKVLVIEDDREAARYLEKALNEAGHSADVAGDGETGEALAENGNYDVMIIDRMLPKKDGLSVIMALRAKGIETPVLILSALGQVDDRVTGLRAGGDDYLTKPYAFSELLARIEVLQRRKNPKEAETIYRVGDLELDRLAHTAKRAGQDIILQPREFRLLEYLMRHAGQVVTRTMLLENVWDYHFDPQTNVIDVHISRLRSKIEKGFDTPLLQTVRGAGYMLKAVDKPS from the coding sequence ATGAAAGTTCTTGTTATTGAAGATGATCGTGAAGCAGCACGCTATCTTGAAAAGGCCTTGAATGAGGCTGGTCATTCTGCCGATGTTGCCGGTGATGGTGAAACAGGAGAGGCATTGGCAGAAAATGGCAATTATGATGTTATGATCATTGATCGAATGTTGCCAAAAAAGGACGGGCTTTCAGTTATTATGGCATTGCGCGCCAAAGGTATCGAAACGCCGGTTCTTATTCTTTCTGCATTGGGACAGGTTGATGATCGGGTAACCGGTTTGCGCGCCGGTGGTGATGATTATCTTACAAAGCCCTACGCTTTTTCGGAGCTTCTCGCCCGTATTGAAGTTTTGCAGAGACGCAAAAATCCTAAAGAAGCGGAAACGATTTATCGGGTAGGCGATCTCGAACTTGATCGGCTGGCTCATACTGCAAAGCGTGCCGGACAGGATATTATCCTGCAACCCCGCGAATTTCGTCTCCTTGAATATTTGATGCGCCATGCCGGTCAGGTCGTCACGCGTACCATGTTGCTTGAAAATGTCTGGGATTATCATTTTGATCCCCAAACAAATGTAATTGACGTTCACATCTCGAGACTTCGTTCGAAGATCGAAAAAGGTTTTGATACACCACTCCTTCAAACGGTGCGTGGTGCCGGCTACATGTTGAAGGCGGTCGATAAACCATCATGA
- a CDS encoding HAMP domain-containing sensor histidine kinase: MNRIKSLLRTTAVRLSALYIILFGLVAVGLSIYMTSLAISMLTDQTQKTLNEEIANIEHAYQHGGLPLLVRTIDRRSRQPGAFLYLVADLQGRFLAGNVQNIEPGLLNGSGLLRNSVFYSRFGDNGDKSEHRAIAAVIDLPNGMKLLVGRDISEPEKFITIIRKALMIAFAAMAVGALLIWFFVGRRALKRIDQVTAASQRLMSGDLSGRLPVTGAGDEFDRLSHNLNIMLERIEELNSGLRQVSDNIAHDLKTPLTRLRNRADEALSRRDKNVDYRQTLEAIIAESDQLIRTFNAILMISRIEASTAVEHLEKLDARPIVEDVAELYGPVVEDAGVKFEMGKIFDVDLLLNRELLAQALINLIDNAIKYGATSKRTPTISLSMSDNDGHIEIIVSDNGPGINPEDRERVTKRFVRLEDSRTKPGFGIGLSLAKAVMKLHGGELILEDANPGLKAVLSFPKMAKEKTDLKKPV; the protein is encoded by the coding sequence ATGAACAGGATCAAAAGCTTGTTGCGCACAACAGCAGTGCGCTTGTCAGCCCTTTATATCATTCTTTTCGGGCTGGTTGCTGTAGGGCTTTCGATCTATATGACCTCGCTTGCCATTTCCATGTTGACCGATCAGACCCAAAAGACTTTGAATGAAGAGATCGCAAATATCGAGCACGCCTATCAACATGGCGGATTACCGCTTCTTGTGCGCACAATTGACCGCAGGTCACGGCAGCCGGGTGCGTTTCTCTATCTTGTGGCTGATCTTCAGGGAAGATTTCTGGCAGGTAACGTGCAAAATATTGAACCGGGACTTTTGAACGGGAGCGGCTTGCTCCGGAATTCGGTATTTTATTCGCGTTTTGGCGATAACGGAGATAAGAGCGAACACCGTGCTATTGCAGCCGTTATCGATTTGCCGAACGGTATGAAATTACTGGTGGGGCGTGATATAAGCGAGCCGGAAAAATTCATCACCATTATAAGAAAAGCCCTGATGATTGCCTTTGCGGCAATGGCCGTCGGTGCATTGCTCATCTGGTTTTTTGTTGGCAGGCGGGCATTGAAACGTATTGATCAGGTAACTGCTGCATCGCAACGCCTTATGTCGGGTGACTTGAGCGGGCGACTTCCTGTTACGGGTGCCGGTGACGAGTTTGACAGACTTTCCCACAATCTGAATATTATGTTGGAACGCATAGAAGAGCTCAATAGCGGCTTGCGCCAGGTGTCTGACAATATCGCCCATGATTTGAAAACACCTTTGACAAGATTGAGGAACCGCGCGGACGAGGCGCTTTCGCGGCGTGATAAAAATGTTGATTATCGTCAGACTCTTGAAGCAATTATTGCTGAATCGGACCAGCTCATCCGAACATTCAACGCTATTCTTATGATCTCCCGCATTGAAGCAAGCACTGCTGTCGAGCATTTGGAGAAACTCGACGCTCGGCCGATTGTCGAAGATGTCGCCGAGCTCTATGGTCCGGTTGTCGAGGATGCCGGTGTCAAATTCGAGATGGGAAAAATATTCGACGTGGATTTGTTGTTAAATCGGGAACTTCTGGCTCAGGCTTTGATCAACCTGATCGACAATGCCATCAAATATGGTGCGACCAGTAAACGAACACCGACAATATCACTGTCCATGAGTGATAATGACGGTCATATCGAAATTATTGTCAGTGATAATGGCCCCGGTATTAATCCCGAAGATAGAGAAAGGGTCACCAAACGTTTTGTGAGACTGGAAGATAGCCGGACCAAGCCGGGTTTTGGAATCGGTCTGAGTTTGGCGAAAGCGGTCATGAAGCTTCATGGTGGAGAGCTGATACTTGAAGATGCAAATCCCGGACTGAAAGCGGTTTTGTCTTTTCCAAAAATGGCGAAAGAAAAAACAGATCTGAAAAAACCTGTATAA